One Chloroflexota bacterium genomic window carries:
- a CDS encoding NAD(P)-dependent oxidoreductase, translating into MTTLVFGGTGFIGRRAIPLLVERGEEVVVVDLNPASADYSAYGGAVRVTGGDITSFEDVIKAVMSVKPDRIMNLAYLLGSGEDTPHFSLRINILGMDNVFEAARLCGVNRVTYASSIAVSGLQTNFGDRLTTEDDAMFGTRQYAKHKMFNEYQASQYNRIYGMNITGIRPSNVTGYDKVRGSTDHVNCITLPAEGLPVKFPYKSIRRLPLHVDEIAEIFTRVTLADSSRYEVYNSGGAPISLGEIADVVREFIPDAQITFDDEGGLEHSDNYLVDNSRLLTEFELEYKPYRDRILQMINEVREHHGMPLVDAK; encoded by the coding sequence ATGACCACACTCGTATTCGGCGGCACCGGCTTCATCGGCAGGCGCGCCATCCCCCTGCTCGTCGAGCGCGGCGAGGAGGTCGTCGTCGTCGACCTCAATCCCGCATCGGCCGACTACTCCGCCTACGGCGGCGCCGTTCGCGTCACGGGCGGCGACATCACCAGCTTTGAGGACGTCATCAAGGCCGTTATGTCCGTCAAACCGGACCGCATCATGAACCTCGCCTACCTCCTCGGCTCCGGCGAGGACACCCCCCACTTCTCCCTGCGCATCAACATCCTCGGCATGGACAACGTCTTCGAGGCCGCCCGCCTCTGCGGCGTCAACCGCGTCACCTACGCCAGCTCCATCGCCGTCAGCGGCCTGCAGACCAACTTCGGCGACCGCCTGACCACCGAGGATGACGCCATGTTTGGCACCCGCCAGTACGCCAAGCACAAGATGTTCAACGAGTACCAAGCCTCCCAGTACAACCGCATCTACGGCATGAACATCACCGGCATCCGCCCGTCCAACGTCACCGGCTACGACAAGGTCCGCGGCTCCACCGACCACGTCAACTGCATCACTCTCCCCGCCGAGGGCCTGCCCGTCAAATTCCCCTACAAGTCCATCCGCCGCCTGCCCTTGCACGTCGACGAGATCGCCGAGATATTCACCCGCGTCACCCTCGCCGACTCCTCCCGCTACGAGGTCTACAACTCCGGCGGCGCCCCCATCAGCCTCGGCGAGATCGCCGACGTCGTCCGCGAGTTCATCCCAGACGCCCAGATCACCTTCGACGACGAGGGCGGCCTCGAGCACTCCGACAACTACCTCGTAGACAACTCCCGCCTCCTCACGGAGTTCGAGCTGGAGTACAAGCCCTACCGGGACCGCATCCTCCAAATGATCAACGAGGTCCGCGAACACCACGGCATGCCCCTCGTGGACGCGAAGTAG